A segment of the Georgenia sp. M64 genome:
GCGACCGCCGTGGCCGAGGCGCCGGCCAAGGCCTACAACCCGCTGTTCATCTACGGCGGGTCGGGCCTGGGCAAGACGCACCTCCTCCACGCGATCGGGCACTACGCCCGCAACCTCTACCCGGGCATCCGGGTGCGGTACGTGAACTCCGAGGAGTTCACCAACGACTTCATCAACTCCATCCGGGACGACAAGGCGGAGAACTTCCAGCGCCGGTACCGCAACGTCGACGTCCTCCTCATCGACGACATCCAGTTCCTCGGCGGCAAGGAGCAGACGGTCGAGGAGTTCTTCCACACGTTCAACACCCTGCACAACGACAACCGCCAGGTGGTCATCACCTCCGACGTGCCGCCCAAGCAGCTCAACGGCTTCGAGGACCGTCTCCGGTCCCGGTTCGAGTGGGGGCTGCTCACCGACGTCCAGCCGCCGGACCTCGAGACCCGCATCGCCATCCTGCGCAAGAAGGCGGTCGCCGAGCACCTCCAGGCGAGCGACGAGGTCCTGGAGTACATCGCCTCACGGATCTCGACCAACATCCGCGAGCTCGAGGGGGCCCTCATCCGGGTCACCGCCTTCGCCAACCTCAACCGCCAGCCGGTCGACCTGTCCCTCGCCGAGATGGTCCTCAAGGACCTCATCACCGACCCCGAGGGCGAGGACATCACGCCGGCCCTCATCATGGGCCAGACGGCGAACTACTTCTCGGTCTCCATCGAGGCGCTGTGCTCGGCCGACCGCTCCCGGGTGCTCGTCAACGCCCGTCAGATCGCCATGTACCTGTGCCGCGAGCTCACCGACCTCTCGCTGCCGAAGATCGGCCAGCTCTTCGGCGGCCGCGACCACACCACGGTGATGCACGCCAACCGCAAGATCCGTGAGCAGATGGCGGAGAAGCGCTCCACCTTCAACCAGGTCACCGAGCTCACGAACCGGATCAAACAGAAGGCCCGCGGGAACTGACCCCCGCCTCTTGGCCCTTGCCCGGACTCCTCGTCACCTGTATAGGAGATTCACAGATGTGTACAACGCTGTGGACAACGGTGGAGAACCCCCCTCCGCGCGGTGGACGACGACACCCCGACCGGTGGACGCGTGCTGGGGACGTTCCGACGATCCACCGCCACCGGCCGTGACGCACAGACCGGCACACCACCCCGCTCACAGCCCGATCCACTCCCTGACCTGCGACAACGCCACCTTTCCACAGTCTCCACAGGTGCTACGACGATGATGACACCTAGATACCGGGATGGCTGTTGACAACCAACGAGGCACGGACGGGGACCCGCCCACCGAGTACTACACGCCGGTTGTTCGCCTCGCGTAGGGTTGCCCTGCGCCGCGTGCACCCTGCGGCTCGGTCATCGAGAGAAGGTCATCCATCGTGAAGTTCCGGGTCGAACGTGACGTCCTGACCGAGGCTGTGACCTGGACGGCGCGCTCACTGCCGACGCGCCCCCCGGTGCCGGTCCTCGCCGGCGTCCGCCTCGAGGCCACCGCCGACGGCACGCTGACCCTGTCGAGCTTCGACTACGAGGTCTCCGCCCGCTCCGAGGTGCCTGCGGAGGTCGACAGCGCGGGCGTGGTCCTCGTCTCCGGTCGGCTCCTCGCGGACATCTGCAAGTCGCTGCCCGCCAAGCCGGTCGACGTCGACCTCGACGGCACGAAGGTGATCCTCACCTGCGGCGCGTCCCGGTTCACGCTCCTGACGATGCCCGTCGACGACTACCCGGCGCTGCCGGCGATGCCCGAGACCACCGGCAGCATCGACGCCGGCGTCCTCACCGAGGCCGTCGCCCAGGTGACCACGGCCGCCAGCCGCGACGAGACCCTGCCGCTGCTCACCGGCGTCCGGGTGGAGATCGAGGGCGAGAAGCTGACGCTGCTCGCCACCGACCGCTACCGGCTCGCGATGCGTGAGCTCTCCTGGCACCCGAAGTCACCCGCGATCTCCTCGGTGGCGCTCGTGCGGGCCCGCACGCTCTCCGACGTCGCGAAGTCCATGACCAGCGCCGGCTCGGTCGACGTGGCGCTCGCCGACGACGGACCGGCCGCCCTCATCGGGTTCGAGGCAGGCGGCCGCCGCACCACGTCCCTGCTGGTGGAGGGTGACTACCCCCCGGTGCGCCGGCTCTTCCCCGACACGACGACGACGCATGCCGTGGTGAGCACCCACGCGCTCATCGAGGCCGCCCGCCGCGTCAGCCTCGTGGCCGAGCGCAACACCCCCATCCGGCTGAGCTTCTCCGAGGGCCAGGTCGTGCTCGAGGCGGGGCAGGGCGACGACGCGCAGGCGTCGGAGGCCCTCGAGGCCGCCCTCACCGGTGAGCCCATCACCACGGCCTTCAACCCCCACTACCTGCTCGACGGGCTCGGGGCGCTCACCACACCGTTCGTGCGGATGTCGTTCACCCACCCGAGCAAGCCGGCCGTGATGACCGGCCAGGGCTCGCTCGAGGGCGACGACGACCCCGCCTTCCGGTACCTGCTCATGCCGATCCGGTTCGCCGGCTGATGGGGGACGCGATGCACATCGGGATGGTGGGCCTGGGCCG
Coding sequences within it:
- the dnaA gene encoding chromosomal replication initiator protein DnaA; the encoded protein is MPETQPITESWTQAVELLSSRGEIGGAQLAFVRMTRPLGVIDGTILLAVPSDFAKDFLETRAREPITDALAEVIGGTVRFAVTVDPTLEETPLEPTGPVLPTAEAPRTAPSARTPARVPFDDRPLPPPVRSVADRGSSTEDHSVDSSRLNPKYTFETFVTGSSNRFAHAAATAVAEAPAKAYNPLFIYGGSGLGKTHLLHAIGHYARNLYPGIRVRYVNSEEFTNDFINSIRDDKAENFQRRYRNVDVLLIDDIQFLGGKEQTVEEFFHTFNTLHNDNRQVVITSDVPPKQLNGFEDRLRSRFEWGLLTDVQPPDLETRIAILRKKAVAEHLQASDEVLEYIASRISTNIRELEGALIRVTAFANLNRQPVDLSLAEMVLKDLITDPEGEDITPALIMGQTANYFSVSIEALCSADRSRVLVNARQIAMYLCRELTDLSLPKIGQLFGGRDHTTVMHANRKIREQMAEKRSTFNQVTELTNRIKQKARGN
- the dnaN gene encoding DNA polymerase III subunit beta; protein product: MKFRVERDVLTEAVTWTARSLPTRPPVPVLAGVRLEATADGTLTLSSFDYEVSARSEVPAEVDSAGVVLVSGRLLADICKSLPAKPVDVDLDGTKVILTCGASRFTLLTMPVDDYPALPAMPETTGSIDAGVLTEAVAQVTTAASRDETLPLLTGVRVEIEGEKLTLLATDRYRLAMRELSWHPKSPAISSVALVRARTLSDVAKSMTSAGSVDVALADDGPAALIGFEAGGRRTTSLLVEGDYPPVRRLFPDTTTTHAVVSTHALIEAARRVSLVAERNTPIRLSFSEGQVVLEAGQGDDAQASEALEAALTGEPITTAFNPHYLLDGLGALTTPFVRMSFTHPSKPAVMTGQGSLEGDDDPAFRYLLMPIRFAG